A single Marinobacter sp. es.042 DNA region contains:
- the lpdA gene encoding dihydrolipoyl dehydrogenase, which yields MSDKYDVIVIGAGPGGYVAAIKAAQLGLKTACVESWTSEDGKAQVLGGTCLNVGCIPSKALLEISHKFEESSHDFEMQGIIAKDVKMDIGKMMERKSGIVKQLTGGIAGLFKSNGVTSIHGHGKLLANRKVEVTDKDGKSKTYEAENIILATGSKPIQIPPAPFDGEYIVDSEGALEFTEVPKRLGVIGAGVIGLELGSVWARLGAEVTVLEAQDTFLPAVDQQVAKDALKQFQKQGLNIVMGARMTGAEVKRKLVNVNYEDSKGKHEAKFDKLIVAVGRRPYTDNLLSEDSGVQMDERGFIFVDDNCKTEAPGVWAIGDVVRGPMLAHKASEEGIMVAERIAGHKPQVNYDCIPNVVYTFPEVAWVGKTEEQMKAEGEEYNVGTFPFAANGRAMAANSASGLVKIIADAKTDRIVGFHVVGPQASEIVAQGVIAMEFGSSAEDLALTCFAHPTLSESVHEAALAVGGGAIHIANRRKKK from the coding sequence ATGTCTGATAAGTACGACGTCATTGTCATTGGTGCAGGCCCCGGGGGCTACGTAGCTGCCATCAAAGCGGCACAGCTGGGTCTCAAGACCGCGTGTGTCGAGTCCTGGACTTCAGAAGACGGTAAGGCACAGGTGCTGGGCGGTACCTGCCTGAACGTTGGTTGCATCCCCTCCAAGGCGCTGCTGGAAATTTCCCACAAGTTTGAGGAATCCAGCCACGATTTCGAGATGCAGGGCATCATCGCCAAGGATGTCAAAATGGACATCGGCAAGATGATGGAGCGCAAGAGCGGCATCGTTAAGCAGCTGACCGGCGGTATCGCAGGCCTGTTCAAGTCTAACGGCGTGACTTCCATCCATGGCCACGGCAAACTGCTGGCCAACCGCAAGGTGGAAGTAACCGACAAGGACGGCAAGTCGAAGACCTACGAAGCCGAAAACATCATTCTGGCCACCGGTTCCAAGCCGATCCAGATTCCGCCCGCGCCTTTCGACGGCGAATACATCGTGGATTCCGAGGGTGCCCTCGAGTTCACCGAGGTGCCGAAGCGTCTGGGTGTGATTGGTGCCGGCGTTATCGGCCTGGAGCTCGGCAGTGTCTGGGCCCGCCTGGGCGCGGAAGTCACCGTTCTGGAAGCCCAAGACACCTTCCTGCCGGCCGTTGACCAGCAGGTAGCAAAAGATGCCCTGAAACAGTTCCAGAAGCAGGGACTGAACATCGTCATGGGTGCACGTATGACTGGCGCGGAAGTAAAGCGCAAGCTGGTGAACGTGAACTACGAGGATTCCAAGGGCAAGCACGAAGCCAAGTTCGACAAGCTGATCGTGGCTGTTGGTCGTCGACCCTACACCGACAACCTGTTGTCGGAAGACTCCGGCGTCCAGATGGATGAGCGCGGCTTCATCTTTGTTGATGACAACTGTAAAACCGAAGCCCCGGGTGTCTGGGCGATCGGTGACGTGGTTCGTGGACCCATGCTGGCCCACAAGGCGTCTGAAGAAGGCATCATGGTTGCGGAGCGTATCGCCGGGCACAAGCCTCAGGTGAACTACGACTGCATCCCGAACGTTGTCTACACCTTCCCGGAAGTTGCCTGGGTTGGCAAAACCGAAGAGCAGATGAAGGCAGAAGGTGAAGAGTACAACGTAGGTACCTTCCCGTTTGCGGCCAACGGTCGTGCAATGGCTGCAAACTCGGCGTCCGGTCTGGTCAAGATCATTGCTGACGCAAAAACTGACCGCATTGTCGGTTTCCATGTAGTTGGTCCCCAGGCCTCTGAAATCGTTGCCCAGGGCGTAATCGCCATGGAATTCGGTTCCAGCGCCGAAGATCTGGCCCTGACCTGTTTTGCACATCCGACTCTGTCCGAGTCCGTGCATGAAGCAGCTCTGGCCGTCGGTGGTGGCGCGATCCACATCGCCAACCGCCGCAAGAAGAAGTAA
- the scpB gene encoding SMC-Scp complex subunit ScpB: MNEEHLLRIQAIAEAALLAAGKPLSLDQLRDLFSEEERPARQVMEHVMVLLEAACEGRGFELKKVASGYRIQVREEFAPWVGRLFEEKPQRYSRALLETLALIAYRQPITRGEIEDIRGVTVSSNIIRTLLEREWVRVVGHRDVPGRPAMYATTKQFLDYFNLTGLDQMPPLNEVRDLEEIGREIEKNMQAEIEFESTTAENDDESSSQTLH, from the coding sequence ATGAACGAAGAACACCTGCTGAGAATACAGGCGATTGCCGAAGCGGCTCTGCTGGCTGCGGGCAAACCCTTGTCTCTCGACCAGCTCCGGGACCTGTTCAGTGAAGAGGAGCGCCCCGCACGCCAGGTGATGGAGCATGTCATGGTACTTCTGGAAGCGGCTTGCGAAGGGCGCGGTTTTGAATTGAAGAAGGTTGCCAGCGGCTACCGTATTCAGGTACGCGAAGAATTCGCCCCCTGGGTAGGGCGTTTGTTTGAGGAAAAGCCCCAGCGCTATTCCCGGGCGTTGCTTGAAACCCTGGCATTGATCGCCTATCGGCAGCCCATCACCCGGGGTGAAATCGAGGATATTCGGGGTGTTACGGTAAGCAGCAATATCATTCGCACCCTGCTTGAGCGAGAGTGGGTTCGCGTCGTTGGGCATCGGGATGTTCCCGGCCGTCCGGCCATGTATGCGACTACGAAACAGTTTCTGGACTACTTTAACCTCACGGGCCTGGATCAGATGCCGCCCCTGAATGAAGTCCGCGATCTAGAAGAGATCGGCCGGGAAATTGAAAAGAACATGCAGGCGGAGATCGAGTTTGAATCAACGACTGCCGAGAACGACGACGAATCTTCGAGCCAGACACTTCACTGA
- the sucC gene encoding ADP-forming succinate--CoA ligase subunit beta has product MNLHEYQGKQLFAEYGLPVSKGIACDTPKEAVDAAGEIGGDAWVVKAQVHAGGRGKAGGVKLVKSKEEIREFAEKWLGQNLVTYQTDENGQPVSKILVESLTDIDQELYLGAVVDRGTRRIVFMASTEGGVEIEKVAEETPEKILKAEIDPLVGAQPYQGRELAFKLGLEGKQIGQFTKIFVGLAKLFEECDLALVEINPLVITPAGDLHCLDAKVGVDGNALYRQKKIHEMHDPSQEDSREAEAAKWELNYVALEGNIGCMVNGAGLAMGTMDIIKLSGGQPANFLDVGGGATKERVSEAFKIILSDSNVKAVLVNIFGGIVRCDMIAEGIIGAVKEVGVKVPVVVRLEGNNAEKGTQVLAESGLNIIAATSLSNAAEQVVKAAGGK; this is encoded by the coding sequence ATGAATTTGCATGAATATCAGGGCAAACAGCTTTTCGCTGAATATGGCCTGCCAGTATCCAAGGGCATTGCCTGTGATACTCCGAAGGAAGCTGTAGACGCAGCTGGTGAAATCGGCGGTGATGCATGGGTTGTGAAAGCCCAGGTTCACGCAGGTGGCCGTGGTAAGGCTGGCGGCGTAAAGCTGGTCAAGAGCAAAGAAGAGATCCGTGAGTTTGCCGAGAAGTGGCTGGGCCAGAACCTGGTAACCTACCAGACAGATGAAAACGGCCAGCCGGTGAGCAAGATCCTGGTTGAATCCCTCACCGACATCGACCAGGAGCTCTACCTGGGCGCGGTTGTTGACCGTGGCACTCGCCGCATCGTGTTCATGGCCTCCACCGAAGGTGGTGTTGAGATCGAGAAGGTTGCCGAAGAAACGCCCGAGAAGATCCTGAAAGCCGAAATCGACCCGCTGGTTGGCGCTCAGCCGTACCAGGGCCGCGAGCTTGCGTTCAAGCTGGGCCTGGAAGGCAAGCAGATCGGCCAGTTCACCAAGATCTTCGTTGGTCTGGCCAAGCTGTTCGAAGAGTGCGATCTGGCACTGGTAGAGATCAACCCGCTGGTTATTACCCCCGCTGGTGATCTGCACTGCCTGGACGCCAAAGTCGGCGTCGACGGCAACGCACTGTACCGTCAGAAGAAGATCCACGAGATGCACGATCCCTCCCAGGAAGATTCCCGGGAAGCGGAAGCGGCCAAGTGGGAGCTCAACTACGTAGCCCTGGAAGGCAACATCGGCTGCATGGTCAACGGTGCCGGCCTGGCCATGGGTACCATGGACATCATCAAGCTGTCCGGCGGCCAGCCTGCCAACTTCCTGGACGTTGGCGGCGGTGCAACCAAGGAGCGTGTTTCCGAGGCATTCAAGATCATCCTGTCTGACTCCAATGTGAAGGCGGTTCTGGTCAACATTTTCGGTGGTATCGTTCGCTGCGACATGATTGCAGAGGGCATCATAGGTGCCGTGAAGGAAGTCGGCGTCAAGGTTCCTGTTGTGGTTCGCCTTGAAGGCAACAACGCGGAGAAGGGTACTCAGGTACTCGCCGAGAGCGGTCTGAACATCATTGCCGCTACCAGTCTGTCGAATGCGGCAGAGCAAGTTGTTAAAGCCGCAGGGGGTAAATAA
- a CDS encoding segregation and condensation protein A yields the protein MTEESTDQASPEAQDAAPEQSPLARVSGKPVVDLPKDLYIPPDALAVFLEAFEGPLDLLLYLIRRQNMNILDIDVSEITRQYMDYIGAVEAMRFELAAEYLVMAATLAEIKSRMLLPRQESDDEEEVDPRAELIRRLQQYERFKQAAEDIDELPRLERDTFAASAALPKMPSSQPHPDVDLREMLLALQGVLQRADLFTSHHVERERLSTRERMSAILSVLQDDHFVTFESLFTIEEGRLGVVVTFLATLELVKEQLIEVVQAEVLGPIHVRARAAS from the coding sequence ATGACTGAAGAATCCACCGATCAGGCCTCCCCCGAAGCCCAGGACGCTGCACCGGAGCAGTCGCCCCTGGCGCGGGTGTCCGGCAAGCCGGTGGTGGATCTCCCCAAGGACCTGTACATCCCGCCGGACGCCCTTGCCGTCTTCCTTGAGGCGTTCGAAGGGCCGCTGGATCTTCTGCTGTATCTCATCCGTCGCCAGAACATGAACATTCTGGACATCGACGTCAGCGAAATTACCCGGCAATACATGGATTATATCGGTGCCGTGGAGGCCATGCGGTTCGAGCTGGCTGCGGAATACCTGGTGATGGCCGCCACATTGGCGGAGATCAAATCGAGGATGCTGTTGCCTCGACAGGAAAGCGACGATGAGGAAGAGGTTGATCCCCGGGCCGAACTGATTCGCCGGCTTCAGCAATACGAGCGGTTCAAGCAGGCTGCTGAGGACATTGATGAATTACCGCGCCTGGAGCGCGATACCTTTGCCGCCTCCGCCGCGCTGCCGAAGATGCCCTCCAGTCAGCCCCATCCGGATGTAGACTTGCGGGAAATGCTGTTGGCTCTGCAAGGCGTTCTTCAGCGGGCAGACCTGTTTACCAGTCACCATGTTGAACGGGAAAGGCTTTCGACCCGGGAGCGCATGTCCGCAATCCTGTCGGTGCTTCAGGATGATCATTTTGTGACATTCGAAAGCCTGTTTACGATTGAAGAGGGTCGGCTCGGCGTCGTGGTGACCTTCCTGGCCACACTTGAGCTGGTCAAAGAGCAGCTGATCGAGGTTGTCCAGGCCGAGGTCCTGGGCCCGATTCATGTTCGAGCCAGGGCAGCCAGCTAG
- the sucD gene encoding succinate--CoA ligase subunit alpha, with protein sequence MSILINKDTKVICQGFTGAQGTFHSEQAIAYGTKMVGGVSPGKGGTEHLGLPVFNTVRDAVEATGAEATVIYVPAPFCKDAIIEAADAGIQLIVCITEGIPTIDMLYAKEYVDRKGVRMIGPNCPGVITPDECKIGIMPGHIHKKGKVGIVSRSGTLTYEAVKQTTDFGYGQSTCIGIGGDPIPGSNFIDILALLEKDPETEAIVMIGEIGGTAEEEAAAYIKQNVSKPVVSYIAGVTAPPGKRMGHAGAIISGGKGTADDKFAALEDAGVRTVRSLAEIGQALKEVTGW encoded by the coding sequence ATGAGCATCCTGATTAACAAAGACACCAAGGTTATCTGTCAGGGCTTTACCGGCGCACAGGGCACCTTCCACTCAGAGCAGGCGATTGCCTACGGCACCAAGATGGTTGGTGGCGTCAGCCCCGGCAAGGGCGGTACCGAGCATCTGGGTCTGCCGGTGTTCAACACCGTGCGTGACGCCGTTGAAGCAACCGGCGCTGAAGCGACCGTTATCTACGTGCCTGCGCCGTTCTGTAAGGACGCCATCATCGAAGCGGCGGATGCCGGCATTCAGCTGATCGTATGTATCACTGAAGGTATCCCGACTATCGATATGCTGTACGCCAAAGAATACGTGGATCGCAAAGGCGTTCGCATGATTGGTCCGAACTGCCCGGGTGTTATCACTCCGGACGAGTGCAAGATCGGCATCATGCCTGGCCACATCCACAAGAAGGGCAAGGTTGGCATCGTGTCCCGTTCAGGCACCCTGACTTACGAAGCGGTCAAGCAGACAACCGACTTCGGCTACGGTCAGTCCACCTGTATCGGTATCGGTGGTGACCCGATCCCGGGCTCCAACTTCATCGACATTCTGGCCCTGCTCGAGAAAGATCCCGAGACAGAAGCCATTGTGATGATTGGCGAGATCGGCGGTACCGCCGAGGAAGAAGCTGCGGCCTACATCAAGCAGAACGTCTCCAAGCCGGTGGTTTCCTACATCGCCGGTGTTACTGCGCCTCCGGGCAAGCGTATGGGCCATGCGGGCGCCATCATCTCCGGTGGCAAGGGTACTGCGGACGATAAGTTTGCTGCCCTGGAAGACGCTGGTGTTCGCACCGTACGCAGTCTGGCCGAGATCGGTCAGGCCCTGAAGGAAGTCACTGGCTGGTAA
- a CDS encoding tryptophan--tRNA ligase, giving the protein MSSVDSQQRVLSGMRPTGKLHLGHYHGVLKNWVKLQHEFECFFFVADWHALTTNYDDPSGIEQSVWDMVIDWLAAGVNPGSSTMFIQSQVPEHAELHLLLSMITPLGWLERVPTFKDQQEKLREKDLATYGFLGYPLLQSADILVYRAGKVPVGADQVSHVEITREIARRFNHIYGREPGFEDQAEGAIVKMGKKNAKLYRNLKRRYQEEGDMDALETARALLKEQQNISLGDRERLYGYIEGGGKVILPEPQPLLTPESKLPGLDGQKMSKSYDNYIGLREEPDSVAQKVRTMQTDPQRVRRTDPGEPEKCPVWGMHKIYSDADTQEWVQTGCRSAGIGCLDCKKPLIDAIVEEQRPLHERAREYEGNPDLVHSILQEGREHARDAARDTLEEVRAAMGLHYR; this is encoded by the coding sequence TTGAGTTCTGTAGATTCCCAGCAAAGGGTTTTGTCCGGCATGCGTCCGACCGGCAAGCTTCACCTTGGCCACTACCACGGTGTGCTGAAAAACTGGGTTAAACTCCAGCATGAATTCGAATGCTTTTTCTTTGTGGCGGACTGGCACGCGCTCACCACCAACTACGATGACCCCTCCGGCATTGAACAAAGCGTCTGGGATATGGTCATTGATTGGCTGGCGGCCGGCGTGAACCCGGGCTCGTCCACGATGTTTATCCAGTCGCAGGTGCCCGAGCACGCCGAACTGCATCTCCTGCTCTCGATGATCACGCCCCTCGGGTGGCTGGAACGCGTGCCGACGTTCAAGGATCAGCAGGAGAAGCTGCGGGAGAAGGATCTGGCGACCTACGGGTTCCTCGGTTACCCGCTGCTTCAGAGTGCAGATATTCTGGTTTACCGGGCAGGAAAAGTGCCTGTTGGTGCGGATCAGGTTTCCCATGTCGAAATCACCCGGGAAATCGCGCGCCGGTTCAACCACATCTATGGTCGCGAGCCAGGGTTTGAAGACCAGGCCGAAGGTGCCATCGTGAAGATGGGCAAGAAAAACGCCAAGCTCTATCGCAATCTCAAGAGGCGTTACCAGGAAGAGGGCGATATGGACGCCCTGGAAACGGCCCGTGCTCTGCTGAAAGAGCAACAGAATATCTCCCTGGGCGATCGTGAGCGTCTTTACGGTTACATTGAAGGCGGCGGCAAGGTGATTTTGCCGGAGCCCCAACCGCTGCTGACGCCGGAATCCAAGTTGCCAGGGCTGGATGGGCAGAAAATGTCCAAGTCCTACGACAACTATATCGGTCTCCGGGAAGAGCCGGACAGCGTTGCCCAGAAGGTTCGCACCATGCAGACCGATCCCCAGCGGGTCCGTCGAACCGACCCGGGAGAACCCGAGAAGTGCCCGGTGTGGGGAATGCACAAGATCTATTCCGATGCTGACACTCAGGAGTGGGTGCAGACCGGTTGTCGCAGTGCGGGCATTGGTTGCCTGGATTGCAAGAAGCCGTTGATTGACGCGATTGTCGAGGAGCAGCGTCCGCTCCACGAACGCGCGAGGGAGTATGAGGGCAATCCGGATCTGGTTCATTCCATTCTCCAGGAAGGTCGCGAGCACGCCCGCGATGCCGCCCGCGACACCCTGGAGGAAGTCCGGGCCGCCATGGGGCTTCATTACCGCTGA